The DNA region AAAGGTGATTATGGCCAGCCCCGACCCTGTACCCGAGCTTTATCGTTTTTTGCCGGAGATAGAGCAGATGGTGAGCGGGGAGCGGGGGCTGGGCCAGTCCTTTGATACTTTTGTCGCGCTGGATTGCTCGGTACCCGAGCGCCTGGGCATTTACCGGCAATATCTGGAACAGCCCGCTACCCAGGTGCTGGTGCTGGACCACCATGTGGGCCGGAACGACTTTGCCCACCAGGCCTACTGTGACTCCCGGGCGGCGGCCACCGGCGAGATTGTGCTGGATTTGCTGGACCTTTTGCCGGTGCAGTTGACACCGGCCATGGCCACCTGCTTGTATGTAGCTATTGTTACCGACACAGGCTCTTTTCAGTACGACAACACCTCGCCGGGCACGTTGCGCCGGGCGGCTCGACTCCTGGAGTGCGGAGTGCAGGCGGCGGCGGTCAGCAACCAGTTATATGCTGAATTACCGCTGGGGCGTTTAAAAGCGCTGCAGGCCGCTCTGAGCACACTGCAGATCACTGCCGGCGGCCGGGTGGCCTGGGCCTTCTTAACCAGGGAGACCATGGAGCATATGGGTATTGCCGAGGAAAACACGGAAGGTTTGATTAATCACTTGCGTTCAATTAAAGGGGTGGAAGTGGCGGTTTTTTTCTACCAGCTGGCTACCGGCCATACCAAGGTGGGCCTGCGTTCCAAAAACCGGGTGGATGTCAACCAGCTGGCCGGCAGGTTCGGGGGCGGGGGGCATGTACGGGCAGCCGGATGCACTCTGCCGGGCGACATGCAACAGATAATGGAGAAAGTGGTGGCAGCAGCGGTAGAAGCTGTGGGGGCGGGTGACTAACGCTGTGCACGGTTTGATCAATGTGCTCAAACCGCCGGGCATGACTTCCCATGATGTTGTTGCTCATGTGCGACGGCTAACCCGGGCGAAAGCCGGTCATACCGGTACTTTGGATCCTGCTGCCGCCGGCGTTTTGCCTGTTTGTCTGGGACAAGCCACCCGGATTATTGAGTATCTGCCCGGGGATAAAAAATACCG from Desulfurispora thermophila DSM 16022 includes:
- a CDS encoding DHH family phosphoesterase, producing MTSLEAVAASLQNAQKIFLSGHIMPDGDSLGSVLALGLALQQMGKKVIMASPDPVPELYRFLPEIEQMVSGERGLGQSFDTFVALDCSVPERLGIYRQYLEQPATQVLVLDHHVGRNDFAHQAYCDSRAAATGEIVLDLLDLLPVQLTPAMATCLYVAIVTDTGSFQYDNTSPGTLRRAARLLECGVQAAAVSNQLYAELPLGRLKALQAALSTLQITAGGRVAWAFLTRETMEHMGIAEENTEGLINHLRSIKGVEVAVFFYQLATGHTKVGLRSKNRVDVNQLAGRFGGGGHVRAAGCTLPGDMQQIMEKVVAAAVEAVGAGD